The genomic segment AAAGCGTGAAATCGGCACGCAGACATCGGTAGACAGAACGTCCAGATGCGGAGCAAGCGCCTTGGACGCCCAATAGGCATCATGGCGCGCCTTCCACAGTTTCGCCCGCTCCTGCGCATCATTCGTCCAGCGGAAATCGGCGCTACCGCATTCCTGCGCAATCTCGGAAAACTGCTGGGATTGCAGCGCGGTGGTTTCCTCCGTGCCATGAAATTCCAGAAACAGCGTCGGCTTTTCTTCGTAGGACAGGCCTGAATAGGCGTTGCAGGCACGGATCTGCACCTCGTCCAGAAGCTCGATACGCGCCACGGGAATGCCCATCTGCACCGTCAAAATCACGGCATCACAGGCCGCCTTGATCGTATCGAAGGTGCAGACACCACCGGCAATCTTTTCCGGGATGCCCTGCAAGCGCAAAGTCACCGATGTGATAACGCCGAGCGTCCCTTCCGCCCCGACAAACAGGCGGGTCAGATCATATCCGGCAGAGGATTTGCGTGCGCGGCGGCCCGTGCTGATTTCCTCGCCATTGGCCGTAACGGCGGTCAAGGCAAGAACATTGTCCTTCATCGTGCCATAGCGCACGGCATTGGTGCCGGAAGCCCGCGTGGACGCCATGCCGCCTATGGACGCATTGGCACCGGGATCGATCGGGAAAAACAGGCCGGTGTCGCGCAGATAGGTGTTCAACTGCTCACGGGTCACGCCGGGCTCGACCGTCACGTCAAGGTCTTCGGCATTGACCGACAGAATGCGGTTCATGCGGCTGAAATCCAGCGAAATACCGCCGGAGGGCGCGTTGACCTGACCTTCCAGCGATGAGCCAACGCCGAAGGGAATGACGGGAACCTTGTGCTGCGCACAAGCCTTCACCACTGCCTTTACGTCGTCTGTCGTCTCGGCAAACACCACACCATCGGGCAACTGCGTTGTCAGATAGGTGGTGGTGTGGGAGTGCTGCTCGCGAAAGGACTGGCCGGTCTGAAGCTTGTCGCCAAGCTGCTGTTTCAGCAGATCGAGAACGGCGGAAATAGCAGCCTCGTCCTTCGTGCCAGACACCACATCCTTTAAAGCCATGTTCTTCTCCGCTGCCATGCAAACCCGGACTCACCCTCAAGGGCAAGTCCGGCTGGTATGTGACAGGTCTTTAGCTTTGTCCAGCACAGCCGTTTCGAGATGGGCGCCAGTGCTGGCACATTATTCCGCGGCCAGAAGCGGCTTGTCTTCCTCGATCGCCCGGCGGCGGATGGCCGTTTCCAGCTCGCGGTGAAGACGCACGTCTGCATCCGCCTGCGGCTTGGCAAACCGCGCGATCAGCAGGTAGGAGACCGGGGTGATGTAAAGCGTGATCAGCGTTGCAAAGCCAAGACCGCCGACGATGACCCAGCCCAGCGCGATACGGGCTTCCGCGCCTGCACCCTGCGCCAGAACCAGTGGAACGCCACCAAGAATGGTGGCGATCATCGTCATCATGACAGGGCGAAGGCGAATGCTGCATGCCTTTTCGATGGCTTCGCGAACGCTTGCACCCTGATCGCGCAGATGGTTGGCGAACTCAACGATCAGAATGCCGTTCTTCGCCATGACGCCCACCAGCAACACGAGGCCGATCTGGCTATAGACGTTGAGGCTGGAGCCGGTGACCAGCAGCGCAATGACGGCGCAGGCCAAGCCCAACGGCACCGTCGACATGATGATGACGGAGCTCAGCACACTTTCAAACTGTGCGGCCAGCACAAGGAAGATGATGGCGATGGCAAAGCCGAAGGTCAGCACCATGCCGCTCGAATTTTCCTGCAAGGTCGCAGCTTCGCCCAGAGGCAGAAGACGCGCGCCCGACGGCATGATGGACCCGGCCAGTTCATTGACCTTGGCCACGGCATCGCCCAGCGAAACACCTTCGCGAAGGTTCGCGGTAAAGCCGACGGAGGGTAGCTGCTGCTCACGATTGAGCTGCGGCGCAACAGCCGTCTCCTTCAGCGATGCTATGACCGACATCGGCACCATGCGACCGTCTTTGGCCTTGAGGAAGATGTTTTCGAGATCGGTTGGATCGTTGATCGGGCGCGTCGAGGAAAGAAGGCGCACGGGAACCGCATCGCCATCCACGAACACATCCAGCACGGAACGGCCTTCCAGCAGCGATTGCATGGCGGTCGAAAGGCCGGTGATATCGATGCCGAGATCGGATGCCCGCTCGCGGTCGATGGAAACGGACAATTGCGCCTGGTTCGGCTCGTTATCGAAACGCGGCGTATCGAACAGGCCGCTTTCTTCCATGGCCAGCAGAAGCTTCTGCGTGGATTCCGTCAGCGCCTGATAATTGGTGCCGATCATCGCCATGCTCAGACCATTGCCAGCGCCACGAATGCGAAGGCTGTTAGGCTGCGATGCTGTGGCACGCAGACCCGGCACCGTCTGCGCGGCCGCGTTGACGTCCTGCGCAATCTGGTTCTGGGTCCGCTCCCGGTCGGCCCACGGTGCCAGCGTCAGCACCACGAAGCCTGTGTTGGACGAACCGTTCATGCCGGTGATAGAATAGATATTCTGGATCTCGCCACTGTCACGCAGTGGCTGCAAATTTTCCTCGATCCGCTGCAACTGGTCGCGCGTATATTCAAGGCTCACGCCCTGCGGCGCAGTCACGCGCATCATCACCGACGAACGGTCTTCGCGCGGCGTCAGCTCGTTCTGTACCATGCCGAACGCGGCCCAGGACACCCCGGCAAAAGCAACTGCGACGATGACGACGATCAGCGGGTTGTTGAGGCAGGCGGAAAGCGAACTCTTATAGGTGGAGGCAAACAGGTTGCCGAACCACGCCAGCGGCCCGGTCTGTTCCTGTACGCCGTTTTTCAGCATGCGCGATGCCAGCATTGGGCAAAGGGTCAGCGCAACGATGGAAGACAGACCGACGGCAAAGGCCAGCACGAAGCCGAATTCTCTGAAAAGACCACCCAACTGACCGGGCAGGAAGGACAGCGGAATGAACACGGCGGCCAGCGTTGCTGTCGTCGCGATAACGGCGAAGAACACTTCCTGCGTGCCAAGCACGGCAGCAGCGCGCGGCCCCATGCCTTCCGCTCTGCGTCGTACGATGTTTTCGAGCACCACGATGGCGTCATCCACCACCAGACCAGTGGCCAGAACGATGGCGAGAAGCGTCAGAATATTGATCGAG from the Agrobacterium vaccinii genome contains:
- a CDS encoding FAD-binding oxidoreductase, whose product is MALKDVVSGTKDEAAISAVLDLLKQQLGDKLQTGQSFREQHSHTTTYLTTQLPDGVVFAETTDDVKAVVKACAQHKVPVIPFGVGSSLEGQVNAPSGGISLDFSRMNRILSVNAEDLDVTVEPGVTREQLNTYLRDTGLFFPIDPGANASIGGMASTRASGTNAVRYGTMKDNVLALTAVTANGEEISTGRRARKSSAGYDLTRLFVGAEGTLGVITSVTLRLQGIPEKIAGGVCTFDTIKAACDAVILTVQMGIPVARIELLDEVQIRACNAYSGLSYEEKPTLFLEFHGTEETTALQSQQFSEIAQECGSADFRWTNDAQERAKLWKARHDAYWASKALAPHLDVLSTDVCVPISRFAECVTQTQQDILDNQMLAPIVGHAGDGNFHVLVLFDGKDATSVANTEAFVARLNRRAIAMDGTCTGEHGIGQGKMSFLAEEAGNALDVMIAIKRSLDPDNIFNPGKLFRIDPV
- a CDS encoding efflux RND transporter permease subunit, with protein sequence MTAQTPPSGTDSKLAFTALFVRRPILAAVINTLLVVAGLAALVGVDVRELPDVDRPVITVRTTYDGASPQTIDQEVTQTIEGAVARVSGVKTISSASQFGTSRVTMEFNDTVDIAVASNDVRDAIGRITNQMPDDADEPQIIKADSDSQPIMRLAVTSSSLSMEDLTKLVDDEIIDRLAAVDGVADVELYGDQEKVFRIDLDQGALASRGLTVTDVSNALGTAALDVPAGSLKSSTQDIVVRATASLTTPAEFENLIVKDRVRLRDVASVMLGADDETTSLRSNGVQGVGLGVIRQAQSNTLNISTGVKAAVAAMAPNLPENTRIVITSDDAVFIEGALHEVQLALGLSALIVVVVLYLFFRDWRATLIPAITMPVALIGTIVAIYMVGFSINILTLLAIVLATGLVVDDAIVVLENIVRRRAEGMGPRAAAVLGTQEVFFAVIATTATLAAVFIPLSFLPGQLGGLFREFGFVLAFAVGLSSIVALTLCPMLASRMLKNGVQEQTGPLAWFGNLFASTYKSSLSACLNNPLIVVIVAVAFAGVSWAAFGMVQNELTPREDRSSVMMRVTAPQGVSLEYTRDQLQRIEENLQPLRDSGEIQNIYSITGMNGSSNTGFVVLTLAPWADRERTQNQIAQDVNAAAQTVPGLRATASQPNSLRIRGAGNGLSMAMIGTNYQALTESTQKLLLAMEESGLFDTPRFDNEPNQAQLSVSIDRERASDLGIDITGLSTAMQSLLEGRSVLDVFVDGDAVPVRLLSSTRPINDPTDLENIFLKAKDGRMVPMSVIASLKETAVAPQLNREQQLPSVGFTANLREGVSLGDAVAKVNELAGSIMPSGARLLPLGEAATLQENSSGMVLTFGFAIAIIFLVLAAQFESVLSSVIIMSTVPLGLACAVIALLVTGSSLNVYSQIGLVLLVGVMAKNGILIVEFANHLRDQGASVREAIEKACSIRLRPVMMTMIATILGGVPLVLAQGAGAEARIALGWVIVGGLGFATLITLYITPVSYLLIARFAKPQADADVRLHRELETAIRRRAIEEDKPLLAAE